From a region of the Helianthus annuus cultivar XRQ/B chromosome 5, HanXRQr2.0-SUNRISE, whole genome shotgun sequence genome:
- the LOC110941778 gene encoding uncharacterized protein LOC110941778: protein MEVQKEPEDNSPYRTSKLDGTVNWGTATIVGVFAGMLYGGMKEASASVSKDAEVTLKLGSTSDKREQYRLMRDAMEKRFIRITRGSIVGGVRLGVFSATFYGLQNILADKRGVHDVYNVVGAGSATTATFGLIMPGSLAWRGRNVLLGSVLGAAFCFPLGWLHLKLVEKANEKGPVLTESNNAKPSVGAAIKGLGGNTNDQ, encoded by the exons ATGGAAGTCCAAAAAGAACCCGAAGATAATTCTCCTTAT AGAACTTCAAAATTGGATGGAACTGTGAACTGGGGTACAGCAACTATAGTTGGAGTATTTGCCGGAATGTTATATGGAGGCATGAAGGAAGCCTCTGCTTCTGTT AGCAAGGATGCAGAAGTAACACTGAAGCTAGGTAGTACGAGTGACAAACGGGAACAATATCGATTAATGAGAGATGCAATGGAGAAACGGTTCATTAGAATCACACGCGGTTCAATTGTTGGTGGTGTTCGCCTTGGAGTGTTTAGCGCTACGTTTTATGGCTTGCAAAATATTCTTGCTGATAAAAGAGGAGTTCATGACGTTTATAATGTTGTTGGAGCTGGTTCCGCTACTACTGCTACATTCGGTCTAATCA TGCCCGGATCACTTGCTTGGCGTGGAAGAAACGTACTGTTGGGATCGGTTTTGGGTGCAGCATTTTGTTTCCCTTTAG GTTGGCTGCATCTGAAACTAGTGGAGAAAGCAAACGAAAAGGGCCCAGTTTTGACTGAAAGCAACAACGCAAAGCCGAGTGTAGGCGCTGCAATCAAAGGGCTTGGAGGGAATACGAATGATCAATAA
- the LOC110941777 gene encoding uncharacterized protein LOC110941777, with translation MMNGEGTSETVSLNDKFTNELSTWKLSDLKLSNDRSNDASPVSSRYSSCGESEFDRYCSANSAMGTPSLCGSVGTFHDFGDSDIGSVKSSRFGDLGSLESFSLGGKFENKNLLALGKLGEYSQKTGEKSEQRSSVVENEMNPYDETEMKTSLSDFEDEGGVVTWKPEINSRKTQSNSTDDETMEKHVVNVRVEERSESCLGVDEVNNVFEGETSSQLEHSESEGSMYGYGTDNEEMTGLPFRGYGAYSHEKKKSNDNSLVMTSTVAYGSDDWDDYMQETMGNPQDLFVKDEIPKHNLNEIGIEDHTSKPTVVCESIDVSHGQENVTDIFVVSKQAEDFSQLETEEVSQDVLPENEILNGTTDIVILGHVWSTSSQNAEEVSQDVLLENKTFKGTTDNSTLGHDRSTSSQDAEDHAYSLQALPIINAEKRHNVSPKSMNIHEDIEMASKVEDYELNEFFDEVVFEMEEILLNSGESPAARFRRGRDHHNHVSLPSRDGGSTASTSSIDNHHASIQNPYKIDGIEVIGAKQKKGDVSLGERLVGVKEYTVYKLRVWNGTHQWEVERRYRDFFTLYTRLKSLFASKGLDLPSPWSKVERESRKYFGISSPDVVLERSVLIQECLQSILHSKFSSNLPSSVMWFLSPPKNGPDVLLQIGSKPMHTLGQSISLIVEIRAHKSMRQMLEGQHYTCAGCHKYFDEGKTRLWEFVQTFGWGKPRVCEYSGQVFCSSCHVNETAILPARVLHWWDFKEYPVSQLAKSYLDSIHDKPMLCVGAVNPFLFSKVPPLQHVINVRKRIGRMLPYVRCPFRRSIYKGVGSRRYILESSDFFALKDLVDLSKGVFAALPVMVETISKKIVNHITDECLICYDVGVPCGARQACDDPSSLIFPFQEGEVERCKSCELVYHKACFKKMATCPCGVGLGSRSMRYPDGTTNEVWDTESKSSTGFLSGLLSKASSSKLWGTKDNDDTVIPMGSLPSFSL, from the exons ATGATGAATGGAGAGGGGACTAGTGAAACTGTCTCCTTGAATGATAAATTTACTAATGAGTTATCAACCTGGAAACTTTCGGACCTGAAGTTATCGAATGACAGAAGTAATGACGCGTCACCAGTTTCATCGCGCTACTCGTCGTGTGGTGAATCGGAATTTGATAGATACTGTAGTGCTAATTCTGCAATGGGTACACCTAGTTTGTGCGGTTCTGTTGGTACGTTTCACGACTTCGGTGACTCTGATATCGGGTCTGTAAAGAGTTCTAGATTCGGAGATTTAGGTAGTTTGGAGAGTTTCAGTTTGGGTGGGAAGTTTGAGAATAAAAATTTGTTAGCTTTGGGAAAATTAGGCGAGTATAGTCAGAAAACCGGTGAAAAATCGGAACAAAGGTCGTCAGTGGTTGAAAACGAAATGAACCCGTATGATGAAACGGAAATGAAAACTTCGTTATCGGATTTCGAAGACGAAGGGGGTGTGGTTACGTGGAAACCCGAGATTAATTCTCGAAAAACACAAAGTAATTCTACTGATGACGAAACGATGGAAAAGCATGTGGTAAATGTACGTGTGGAAGAACGTTCTGAGTCTTGTTTGGGTGTTGACGAGGTCAACAATGTATTTGAAGGGGAAACGTCGTCTCAGTTAGAACATTCGGAATCCGAAGGCTCGATGTATGGTTATGGCACGGATAACGAGGAAATGACTGGTTTGCCGTTTAGAGGTTACGGCGCTTATTCACACGAGAAGAAAAAAAGTAACGATAACTCGTTGGTAATGACTTCAACGGTAGCGTATGGTTCAGATGATTGGGACGATTACATGCAAGAAACTATGGGAAACCCTCAAGATTTATTCGTTAAAGATGAAATCCCGAAACACAACCTAAATGAAATTGGAATTGAAGATCACACCTCGAAACCGACTGTTGTGTGTGAAAGTATTGACGTGTCACATGGACAAGAAAACGTGACGGATATATTTGTTGTTTCCAAACAAGCAGAAGACTTTAGTCAACTTGAAACTGAAGAGGTTTCTCAAGACGTGCTGCCTGAAAATGAAATATTAAACGGAACAACAGACATTGTTATACTTGGTCATGTTTGGTCAACTTCGTCCCAAAATGCCGAAGAGGTTTCTCAAGACGTGCTGCTCGAAAATAAAACATTTAAGGGAACCACAGACAATTCTACACTTGGTCACGATCGGTCAACATCGAGCCAAGATGCTGAAGACCATGCGTATTCACTCCAGGCATTGCCGATTATCAATGCAGAGAAAAGACATAATGTTAGTCCAAAGTCGATGAATATTCATGAAGATATTGAAATGGCAAGTAAG GTCGAAGACTATGAACTGAACGAATTCTTTGATGAAGTTGTCTTTGAAATGGAAGAAATACTACTTAATTCCGGTGAGTCTCCCGCAGCTAGATTCAGACGCGGTAGGGACCACCACAATCACGTTTCTCTCCCGTCAAGAGACGGTGGCTCAACCGCTTCAACTTCTAGCATCGACAACCATCACGCATCCATTCAAAACCCTTACAAAATTGACGGCATTGAAGTAATCGGTGCAAAACAGAAGAAAGGGGATGTCTCATTAGGTGAAAGATTAGTAGGAGTTAAGGAATACACAGTTTACAAATTACGCGTATGGAACGGGACCCACCAATGGGAAGTGGAACGACGGTATCGCGATTTTTTCACTCTTTACACCCGTTTGAAATCATTGTTTGCCAGTAAAGGTCTCGACCTGCCTTCTCCATGGTCAAAGGTTGAGCGCGAGTCGCGAAAATATTTCGGGATTTCATCTCCGGATGTCGTTTTAGAAAGAAGCGTTCTTATACAAGAATGCTTACAATCTATTCTACACTCGAAGTTTTCATCGAACCTCCCGAGTTCCGTTATGTGGTTCTTATCCCCACCGAAAAACGGGCCCGATGTTTTGTTGCAAATTGGAAGCAAGCCTATGCACACACTGGGACAGTCGATATCgcttattgttgaaattagggcTCATAAGTCAATGAGACAGATGTTAGAAGGTCAACATTATACTTGTGCGGGTTGTCATAAGTATTTTGATGAGGGGAAAACGCGGTTATGGGAATTTGTGCAGACGTTTGGGTGGGGCAAGCCTCGTGTTTGTGAATACAGCGGTCAGGTTTTTTGCTCGTCTTGTCATGTAAACGAAACTGCGATATTGCCTGCTAGGGTTTTGCATTGGTGGGATTTTAAAGAGTATCCCGTGTCCCAGCTAGCTAAATCATATCTTGATTCTATTCATGACAAG ccAATGCTCTGTGTAGGTGCGGTGAACCCGTTTCTATTCTCCAAAGTTCCACCTTTGCAACATGTTATAAATGTTAGAAAGAGAATTGGAAGAATGCTTCCGTATGTTCGTTGCCCCTTTCGCAGGTCCATATACAAAGGAGTTGGATCCCGGAGATATATTCTTGAAAGCAGTGATTTTTTTGCTCTAAAAGACCTTGTTGATCTTTCCAAAGGGGTTTTTGCAG CACTGCCTGTGATGGTAGAAACTATTTCGAAGAAAATTGTGAATCATATTACCGACGAATGTTTAATATGCTACGATGTGGGTGTCCCCTGTGGTGCTAGACAAGCTTGTGATGACCCGTCTTCTCTTATTTTCCCTTTCCAG GAAGGTGAGGTTGAAAGATGTAAATCTTGTGAACTGGTTTACCATAAGGCTTGCTTCAAGAAGATGGCTACTTGCCCCTGTGGCGTAGGTCTTGGGTCTAGATCCATGAGATACCCGGATGGTACCACGAATGAGGTTTGGGATACAGAATCAAAGTCTTCAACAGGGTTCCTCTCGGGGTTGTTGTCGAAGGCTAGTTCTTCTAAATTATGGGGGACTAAAGATAATGATGATACGGTAATCCCAATGGGTTCTTTACCAAGCTTTTCACTTTGA